The following are encoded together in the Gilvimarinus sp. DA14 genome:
- a CDS encoding deoxyribodipyrimidine photo-lyase: MHSLVWFRNDLRVHDNPALHYALQDQEDATKPQVQAVYVLCDEFITSHPVGARKLWFVRETLRELQIDLAASGIKLDLLRVAKAKDIPTAIVNHCQKHNIGKVTCNAEYPLDEIQRDRATKHACEKADIDFKRYHDRCLVPPGALHTQQGDTYKVFTPFSKAWKKLVAEMRLDVYSPPKGNRKGNVDESALENCFKGLELEPLSDYWAPGEQAALKQLKKFCAEDIHTYHERRDFPAMAGTSGLSPYLAVGSLSPKQCLTAASLASDEHWSAAPGISVWVNELIWREFYMHVAAAFPEVCRYKPLQAYTDQVSWSYKESVFNAWCEGKTGVPIVDAAMVQLNTTGWMHNRLRMIVAMFLCKNLAIDWRWGERYFMQQLIDADFCANNGGWQWSASTGTDAAPYFRIMNPITQSERYDPKAEFICSQLPEFNGVKAKGVHRGEGAEGYPKPLVDVKLSRKQAIERFAEAKDKEVSL; encoded by the coding sequence ATGCACTCACTGGTTTGGTTTCGCAACGACCTGCGTGTCCACGACAACCCCGCACTTCACTATGCGTTGCAAGATCAGGAGGATGCCACAAAACCTCAGGTGCAGGCAGTCTATGTACTGTGCGACGAATTTATCACCTCCCATCCGGTGGGGGCGAGAAAGTTGTGGTTTGTGCGCGAGACCCTACGAGAGTTGCAAATCGATCTGGCCGCCAGTGGAATCAAACTTGATTTACTGCGCGTCGCTAAAGCGAAAGACATTCCCACTGCGATTGTGAACCACTGCCAAAAGCATAATATCGGCAAGGTAACCTGCAATGCCGAATACCCGCTGGATGAGATTCAGCGCGACCGCGCCACCAAGCACGCCTGCGAAAAAGCTGATATCGATTTCAAGCGCTACCATGACCGATGTCTGGTGCCGCCAGGAGCACTTCATACCCAGCAGGGCGATACCTATAAGGTGTTTACACCGTTTAGTAAGGCCTGGAAAAAATTGGTGGCCGAGATGCGGCTCGACGTTTATTCCCCGCCCAAGGGCAACCGCAAGGGGAATGTGGACGAGTCGGCGCTGGAGAATTGTTTTAAGGGGCTTGAGCTGGAGCCACTCAGTGATTATTGGGCTCCGGGTGAACAGGCCGCGCTGAAGCAGCTGAAGAAATTCTGCGCCGAGGATATTCATACCTATCATGAACGCCGCGACTTTCCCGCCATGGCCGGAACCTCTGGCCTCTCACCCTACTTAGCGGTTGGCAGCCTCAGCCCTAAACAGTGCCTAACGGCTGCCAGCCTTGCCAGCGATGAGCACTGGAGTGCAGCCCCCGGTATCTCCGTATGGGTCAACGAGCTTATTTGGCGTGAGTTTTATATGCATGTAGCGGCTGCGTTCCCCGAGGTATGTCGCTACAAGCCACTTCAAGCCTATACCGATCAGGTCAGCTGGAGTTACAAAGAGAGTGTTTTCAACGCCTGGTGTGAAGGAAAAACTGGCGTGCCCATTGTTGATGCCGCGATGGTGCAGCTAAACACAACCGGTTGGATGCACAACCGTCTGCGCATGATTGTGGCAATGTTTCTTTGCAAAAACCTGGCTATCGATTGGCGCTGGGGAGAACGCTATTTTATGCAGCAGTTAATTGATGCGGACTTTTGTGCGAACAACGGTGGTTGGCAGTGGAGTGCCTCAACCGGTACCGATGCGGCGCCGTATTTCCGCATCATGAACCCTATTACCCAATCTGAACGTTATGACCCAAAGGCGGAGTTCATTTGCTCGCAATTACCAGAATTTAATGGCGTCAAAGCTAAAGGTGTGCACCGAGGCGAGGGCGCAGAGGGCTACCCGAAGCCTCTGGTTGATGTAAAGCTCAGCCGCAAGCAAGCTATCGAGCGGTTTGCCGAGGCGAAAGACAAAGAGGTCAGTTTATGA
- a CDS encoding nuclear transport factor 2 family protein — protein MNADNTLIDRLMLSYQSFNSESIGEIVSLYHDNVVFTDPVTQINGRDALKSYFSAMAEGLNACEFHFEQVVTQPKGDVFHSSLTWVMTFSHPRLSSGASISVPGVSYLQHSNREIFSHRDYYDLGNMLYEHVPVVGAIVRKIRQRLEH, from the coding sequence ATGAACGCGGATAACACACTGATCGACCGCCTTATGCTCAGTTATCAGAGCTTTAACAGCGAGAGCATCGGCGAGATCGTTTCTCTATACCATGACAATGTCGTTTTCACCGATCCGGTGACACAAATTAACGGTCGCGATGCGCTTAAATCTTACTTTTCTGCTATGGCCGAAGGTCTGAATGCTTGTGAGTTTCACTTCGAGCAGGTGGTTACCCAGCCCAAAGGCGATGTATTCCACAGCAGTCTCACTTGGGTGATGACTTTTTCTCATCCGCGCTTAAGCTCCGGTGCGTCAATCAGCGTGCCGGGCGTTTCCTATTTGCAGCATTCTAATCGCGAGATTTTTAGCCATCGCGACTATTACGATCTCGGTAATATGCTCTACGAACACGTCCCTGTAGTCGGTGCCATTGTTCGTAAAATTCGTCAGCGTTTGGAGCACTGA
- a CDS encoding DUF523 and DUF1722 domain-containing protein, with translation MALEKIPVGVSQCLLGETVRYDGGHKRSRYITDQLSQYFEYYPVCPEVAIGLGTPRKPIRLVATDKGTRVQQNDDPSIDVTEPLADYGRKMAGELSHLCGYIFMQNSPSCGVYDMKRYGANGYPKDKDGRGLYAQQIIDKLPLLPVEEAGRLNDAGLRENFITRVYAYYDWRVNVEPSPSAKGLIDFYSRYKYQVMAHHPESYKTIGRLLANLKSRPIDDICNDFIGEFMYALGHKATRKGNTNALMHLRGYLKNQLDTSEKAELGDLIENYRLGYVPLVVPMTLLKHHLLKVDDPYLQRQSFWSPHPEKLGLRNV, from the coding sequence ATGGCGCTAGAAAAAATACCCGTAGGAGTCAGTCAGTGTTTGCTTGGCGAAACAGTGCGCTACGACGGTGGGCACAAGCGATCACGTTATATTACCGACCAGCTGAGCCAATACTTCGAGTACTACCCGGTTTGCCCCGAAGTGGCAATCGGGTTGGGTACCCCGCGTAAACCCATCCGCCTGGTGGCCACTGATAAAGGTACACGGGTACAACAAAATGACGACCCCAGTATCGATGTGACAGAGCCATTGGCAGACTATGGTCGCAAAATGGCCGGCGAACTCAGCCATTTGTGCGGCTACATTTTCATGCAAAACTCGCCCAGCTGCGGTGTGTATGATATGAAACGCTATGGCGCCAATGGTTACCCCAAAGACAAAGACGGTCGCGGGCTTTACGCTCAGCAAATTATTGATAAGTTACCCTTACTGCCCGTCGAAGAAGCGGGGCGCTTGAATGATGCCGGCTTGCGAGAAAATTTTATTACTCGTGTTTACGCGTATTACGATTGGCGAGTTAATGTTGAGCCATCACCCAGTGCAAAAGGCCTGATTGATTTTTACTCGCGTTACAAATACCAAGTAATGGCTCATCATCCCGAGAGCTATAAAACCATTGGTCGATTATTGGCCAATTTGAAAAGCCGGCCTATTGATGACATTTGCAATGATTTTATCGGCGAATTTATGTACGCCCTGGGGCACAAGGCAACTCGCAAAGGTAACACGAACGCGCTAATGCACTTGCGCGGTTATTTGAAGAATCAACTGGATACCAGTGAAAAAGCCGAGCTGGGCGATTTGATTGAAAACTACCGCTTAGGCTATGTACCGCTTGTGGTGCCTATGACTCTGCTAAAGCATCATTTGCTGAAAGTGGACGACCCCTATTTACAGCGCCAGAGCTTTTGGTCACCACACCCGGAGAAACTGGGCTTACGCAATGTGTAG
- the cysB gene encoding HTH-type transcriptional regulator CysB, which translates to MKLQQLRYIWEVAHHDLNVSATAQSLYTSQPGISKQIRLLEDELGVEIFSRSGKHLTRITPAGEAILKTAGEILRKVESIKQVAQEFSNERKGSLSIATTHTQARYALPKVIEGFIEQYPEVSLHMHQGTPMQISEMAADGTVDFAIATEALELFSDLVMMPCYRWNRCIVVPKSHPLANLPELTLEEVAKHPIVTYVFGFTGRSKLDEAFISKGLAPKVVFTAADADVIKTYVRLGLGIGIIAHMAFDEELDDDLVALDASHLFDTSITKIGFRRGTFLRGFMYDFIQQFAPHLTREVIDQAYACHSRVELEELFADIPLPSY; encoded by the coding sequence ATGAAGCTGCAACAACTCCGGTATATATGGGAAGTGGCGCACCACGACCTGAATGTATCCGCGACGGCGCAGAGCTTGTACACATCTCAGCCGGGCATCAGTAAACAGATCCGCCTCTTGGAAGATGAGCTGGGTGTGGAGATCTTTTCCCGCAGTGGCAAGCACCTGACTCGAATTACCCCTGCGGGTGAGGCAATCCTGAAAACCGCGGGCGAGATTCTGCGCAAAGTCGAGAGCATTAAACAGGTTGCCCAGGAGTTCAGTAATGAGCGCAAGGGCAGTCTGTCGATTGCCACCACCCATACACAGGCGCGCTATGCGCTGCCTAAGGTGATTGAAGGCTTTATTGAGCAGTATCCCGAGGTGTCGCTGCATATGCACCAGGGTACACCCATGCAGATATCCGAGATGGCAGCCGACGGTACGGTAGATTTTGCCATCGCTACCGAGGCGCTTGAGCTGTTCAGCGATCTGGTAATGATGCCTTGCTATCGCTGGAATCGCTGCATCGTGGTACCGAAAAGCCACCCCTTGGCTAATTTGCCCGAGCTCACCCTGGAGGAGGTGGCCAAACACCCCATTGTTACCTATGTGTTTGGTTTTACCGGACGCTCTAAGCTCGACGAGGCATTTATCAGCAAAGGCCTGGCCCCTAAGGTGGTGTTTACCGCTGCCGATGCCGATGTCATAAAAACCTACGTGCGCCTGGGCCTCGGTATTGGCATTATTGCCCACATGGCTTTCGATGAGGAGCTGGACGATGACTTGGTAGCGCTGGATGCGAGCCACTTGTTCGATACCAGTATTACCAAAATCGGTTTTCGCCGCGGTACTTTCCTCCGAGGCTTTATGTACGACTTTATTCAGCAGTTCGCACCCCACCTAACCCGTGAGGTCATCGATCAGGCCTACGCTTGTCATTCGCGCGTCGAGCTTGAAGAGCTGTTTGCGGATATCCCCTTACCGTCGTACTAA
- a CDS encoding 5'-nucleotidase has translation MASGFGDKLVIAISSRALFNLDDSHRVFTEKGLEAYAQYQIEHEEEPLEPGDAFPMVKKLLSLNDSQQGDPRVEIILLSRNSADTGLRVFNSIEHYQLNITRAAFCGGQSPYRYASAFGCHLFLSTEASDVRDALDHGIAAATLVAPKTRNYNDNELRFAFDGDAVLFSDEAEKIFKRQGLTAFTESEKAAAKTPLPGGPFKPFLDALHKLQAEFGDADNCPIRTALVTARSAPAHERVIRTLRAWKIRIDESLFLGGLPKGAFLKAYGADVFFDDQEAHIESASEHVASGHVPHGVANSPEFKPKSG, from the coding sequence ATGGCAAGCGGATTTGGAGACAAGTTGGTAATCGCTATTTCGTCGCGGGCACTGTTCAATCTGGACGACAGCCATCGAGTGTTTACCGAAAAGGGGCTTGAGGCCTACGCCCAATATCAAATTGAGCACGAGGAAGAACCCCTGGAGCCCGGCGATGCCTTCCCGATGGTCAAAAAACTGCTGAGCCTGAACGATTCGCAGCAGGGCGATCCGCGGGTTGAAATCATTCTGTTGTCGCGCAACAGCGCCGACACAGGCCTCAGGGTGTTTAACTCCATCGAGCATTACCAGCTGAACATCACCCGCGCGGCTTTTTGCGGTGGCCAAAGCCCGTATCGCTATGCCAGTGCGTTTGGTTGTCATTTATTTTTATCCACCGAAGCGTCCGATGTTCGCGATGCGCTGGACCATGGAATAGCGGCCGCCACCTTGGTTGCGCCCAAAACCCGTAACTATAATGACAACGAGCTGCGTTTTGCCTTTGACGGCGACGCGGTGCTGTTTTCCGATGAAGCGGAGAAGATTTTTAAGCGCCAGGGGCTCACAGCGTTTACCGAAAGTGAGAAGGCGGCGGCCAAAACCCCCTTGCCCGGAGGCCCATTCAAGCCTTTTCTGGATGCGCTGCACAAGTTGCAGGCTGAGTTTGGCGATGCCGATAACTGCCCTATACGCACCGCACTGGTTACGGCGCGCTCGGCGCCTGCCCACGAGCGAGTCATTCGCACCCTGCGGGCCTGGAAAATTCGTATTGACGAATCGCTGTTTTTGGGTGGCTTACCCAAAGGTGCCTTCTTAAAAGCCTATGGCGCGGATGTGTTTTTTGACGACCAGGAGGCGCATATCGAATCGGCGAGTGAGCATGTGGCCAGCGGGCACGTCCCTCACGGGGTGGCGAACTCACCCGAATTCAAGCCAAAATCTGGTTAA